The following coding sequences lie in one Saccharopolyspora hordei genomic window:
- a CDS encoding M24 family metallopeptidase gives MATDSVKQDPSVLAARLNRAADTAAASDLDALLISPGSDLRYLLGAGGESHERLTCLVLPADGPPTLVLPKLEELGFADVPLAELGIEVVTWVDGQDPHAIVADLAGRGGEPRRLAVADAMPALHVLPLRAALPDTEQVLAGRVLRELRMRKDAAEIAALRKAGAAIDRVHARMAEFLKPGRTEAEVGADITAAILEEGHTEAAFVIVGSGPNGASPHHDVSDRVIERGDVVVVDIGGPVPEGYNSDCTRTYVVGEPAQADVRETYAVLEAAQRAAVQAVRPGATAESIDAAAREPIAAAGFGEFFVHRTGHGIGLDVHEEPYIVGGNAIELEPGMAFSVEPGIYQPGKWGARIEDIVIVTEDGVESVNNQPHELVVLPA, from the coding sequence ATGGCCACCGACTCCGTCAAGCAGGATCCGTCCGTGCTCGCCGCCCGCCTGAACCGGGCGGCCGACACCGCGGCCGCGTCCGACCTCGACGCGCTGCTGATCTCTCCCGGTTCCGACCTGCGCTACCTCCTGGGCGCCGGCGGGGAGTCGCACGAGCGGCTGACCTGCCTGGTGCTGCCCGCCGATGGCCCGCCGACGCTGGTGCTGCCGAAGCTGGAGGAGCTCGGCTTCGCCGACGTCCCGCTGGCCGAGCTCGGCATCGAGGTCGTCACCTGGGTCGACGGCCAGGACCCGCACGCCATCGTGGCCGACCTGGCCGGCCGCGGTGGCGAGCCGCGTCGGCTGGCGGTGGCCGACGCGATGCCCGCGCTGCACGTCCTGCCGCTGCGCGCCGCGCTGCCCGACACCGAGCAGGTGCTCGCGGGCCGCGTGCTGCGGGAGCTGCGGATGCGCAAGGACGCCGCCGAGATCGCGGCGCTGCGCAAGGCCGGTGCCGCCATCGACCGGGTGCACGCCCGGATGGCCGAGTTCCTCAAGCCGGGCCGCACCGAGGCCGAGGTCGGCGCCGACATCACCGCGGCGATCCTCGAGGAGGGCCACACCGAGGCGGCGTTCGTCATCGTCGGCTCCGGCCCCAACGGCGCCAGCCCGCACCACGACGTGTCGGACCGGGTGATCGAGCGCGGCGACGTGGTCGTGGTCGACATCGGCGGCCCGGTCCCGGAGGGCTACAACTCCGACTGCACCCGCACCTACGTGGTCGGCGAACCCGCGCAGGCCGACGTCCGCGAGACCTACGCGGTGCTGGAGGCCGCGCAGCGCGCCGCGGTGCAGGCCGTGCGGCCCGGCGCGACCGCCGAGTCCATCGACGCCGCCGCCCGCGAGCCGATCGCCGCCGCCGGGTTCGGCGAGTTCTTCGTGCACCGCACCGGGCACGGCATCGGGCTCGACGTGCACGAGGAGCCCTACATCGTCGGGGGCAACGCGATCGAGCTGGAGCCGGGCATGGCCTTCAGCGTCGAGCCGGGCATCTACCAGCCGGGCAAGTGGGGTGCGCGGATCGAGGACATCGTCATCGTCACCGAGGACGGGGTGGAGAGCGTGAACAACCAGCCGCACGAGTTGGTGGTGCTGCCGGCGTGA
- a CDS encoding 5'-3' exonuclease → MTGPLVLVDSAGLWFRSFYALPDSLTAPDGTPVNAVRGFCDMLAKLITDRRPARLVACLDNDWRPQFRVDALPSYKAHRVAEEDPEAEEVPDALSPQVPVILEVLDAAAVATAEAEGYEADDVIGALADREDRDAVEVVTGDRDLFQLVRTEPTPVRVIYIGAGLAKAQDYGPAELAAKYALSADRAGDDYADMAVLRGDPSDGLPGVAGIGEKTAAKLITQFGSLEALLAAVESGAPGLTPRLRGKLTDAAEYLAAAPSVVRVARDAPVVVDRADALPRSEVDVDRLRELQRAWGLGASIDRLIAALDA, encoded by the coding sequence GTGACTGGTCCTCTCGTGCTCGTCGACTCGGCGGGGTTGTGGTTCCGCTCGTTCTACGCCCTGCCCGACTCGCTGACCGCCCCGGACGGCACGCCGGTGAACGCGGTGCGCGGGTTCTGCGACATGCTCGCCAAGCTGATCACCGACCGCCGCCCCGCCCGGCTGGTCGCCTGCCTGGACAACGACTGGCGCCCGCAGTTCCGGGTCGACGCGCTGCCGTCCTACAAGGCGCACCGCGTCGCCGAGGAGGACCCGGAGGCCGAGGAGGTCCCGGACGCGCTGTCGCCGCAGGTGCCGGTGATCCTCGAGGTGCTCGACGCGGCGGCCGTGGCCACCGCGGAGGCCGAGGGCTACGAGGCCGATGACGTCATCGGCGCGCTGGCCGACCGCGAGGACCGCGACGCGGTGGAGGTCGTCACCGGCGACCGCGACCTGTTCCAGCTGGTGCGCACCGAACCCACCCCGGTGCGGGTGATCTACATCGGCGCAGGGCTGGCCAAGGCGCAGGACTACGGCCCCGCGGAGCTGGCCGCGAAGTACGCGCTGTCGGCGGACCGGGCCGGGGACGACTACGCCGACATGGCGGTGCTGCGCGGCGACCCGTCGGACGGCCTGCCCGGGGTGGCGGGCATCGGCGAGAAGACGGCCGCGAAGCTGATCACCCAGTTCGGCTCGCTGGAGGCGCTGCTGGCGGCCGTCGAGAGCGGTGCGCCGGGCCTGACGCCGCGCCTGCGCGGCAAGCTCACCGACGCCGCGGAGTACCTCGCCGCGGCACCGTCGGTGGTCCGCGTGGCGCGCGACGCACCCGTGGTCGTCGACCGCGCCGACGCGCTGCCGCGGTCCGAAGTGGACGTCGACCGGCTGCGCGAGCTCCAGCGGGCGTGGGGGTTGGGCGCCAGCATCGACCGGCTCATCGCGGCCCTGGACGCCTGA